From one Ignavibacteria bacterium genomic stretch:
- a CDS encoding fibronectin/fibrinogen-binding protein, with protein sequence MIKHALTLEHAARELNGCIGGWILCSAWTQEKNACRLGFCTESGQELYITLSVDPTYGTVTRSSEAYRAKKNTIDIFAECTGHTLRSVTAFSGDRILIFDFGDMQIQACFYSGGKGNVLVTRNSVITNALHHTSRLRNTHFSGTSAPIKLPPVLLSAGMPEEDVIARFRASREFYILDHNSVPVLSAIPIPGMSVISRFNSVLEALQQIVAMRRKADRKNTDTDATVHLLTARLTKLRRSYYALKNDALKSVTPETLRSIGDALLSQPVPMQTGVNTLELTLPGSDEPITVQLRPEISLVENARRYYEKARKAQAAANERLLRLPRLETEIQKLEQLLLHPESIPMDVKQKHASPPPPYRIFQLEQDYTLYVGRNSANNDQLTMKFAKQNDYWFHVRGQSGSHCVLRSPDPSVSKPPKKVIEQAAAIAAYYSSARNAGWTPVIYTQRKYVRKPKGAAVGAVVVDRETVVMVKPELPDGVMGAPDANE encoded by the coding sequence ATGATTAAGCATGCACTCACCCTGGAACATGCCGCACGAGAACTGAACGGTTGCATTGGCGGATGGATTCTATGCAGTGCATGGACGCAAGAGAAGAATGCGTGCCGACTCGGGTTTTGTACGGAAAGCGGACAAGAATTGTACATTACCCTAAGTGTTGACCCCACCTATGGAACTGTTACCAGGAGTTCCGAAGCCTACCGGGCAAAAAAAAACACGATTGACATTTTTGCTGAATGTACCGGACATACGCTACGATCAGTTACAGCCTTTAGTGGTGACAGGATACTGATTTTTGATTTTGGTGATATGCAGATCCAGGCATGTTTCTATTCCGGGGGCAAAGGCAATGTACTTGTTACCCGTAACAGTGTCATCACCAACGCACTGCATCATACATCCCGGCTTCGCAACACGCACTTTTCGGGAACATCGGCTCCGATTAAACTCCCCCCTGTTCTTTTATCAGCCGGTATGCCAGAAGAAGACGTTATTGCCCGGTTTCGGGCATCCCGTGAATTTTATATCCTGGACCATAATTCAGTGCCGGTTTTGAGTGCAATTCCGATTCCAGGCATGAGCGTGATTTCCCGCTTTAACAGCGTGCTGGAAGCGCTTCAGCAGATCGTGGCTATGCGCCGAAAGGCAGATCGTAAAAATACCGACACTGATGCCACTGTACACCTGCTCACGGCCAGGCTCACAAAACTTCGTCGAAGTTATTACGCACTGAAAAACGATGCCCTGAAATCTGTAACACCAGAAACACTACGATCAATCGGCGATGCGCTCCTAAGTCAGCCGGTGCCGATGCAGACAGGTGTCAACACACTGGAGCTGACCCTTCCAGGGTCCGACGAACCAATCACGGTACAGCTTCGGCCGGAAATCAGCCTTGTTGAAAACGCCCGGCGGTACTACGAAAAAGCTCGCAAAGCCCAGGCAGCGGCTAACGAGCGCCTGCTAAGGCTGCCACGACTTGAAACAGAAATTCAAAAACTGGAGCAGTTGCTTCTTCACCCGGAGAGCATTCCTATGGACGTAAAACAAAAACATGCATCCCCTCCCCCTCCGTACCGGATTTTTCAACTGGAACAGGACTACACGTTGTATGTTGGACGAAACAGCGCGAATAATGACCAGCTGACGATGAAGTTTGCTAAACAAAACGACTATTGGTTTCACGTACGCGGCCAGAGCGGTTCACACTGTGTATTGCGCAGTCCGGATCCATCCGTATCCAAGCCTCCAAAGAAGGTTATTGAACAGGCAGCGGCAATAGCCGCATACTACTCATCGGCAAGGAATGCCGGATGGACCCCGGTGATTTATACGCAGCGTAAGTATGTACGAAAGCCCAAGGGTGCTGCAGTAGGTGCAGTCGTGGTTGACCGGGAGACTGTTGTCATGGTAAAACCCGAGCTGCCGGATGGTGTTATGGGTGCACCGG
- a CDS encoding HEAT repeat domain-containing protein codes for MRFVLIPLFFPVLVCAAQPSLTQHIHSAMERLGMSDSDIYLPYDWVKADPHRTRFHDSLFTHPLGSISVARRLSSEAVSMLTHADPVLFSDLIRLTEVGYSPLHLFGAPPSQLPVAITDLHGRPTEITDNGTHIIVQSLLNRIITAKAAAADARKRVRNTPMVERWSDSLWLESGSNEKASLFDTYRAEREQFKEVSDYFNLAQPAWFENVYRSGAELYLQAITHIGNIQATPGSIGSDTAVHVYQTPAGLVAIGTTGSDVYHGTYALIFDPGGDDIYTIGPSSKADALNNPVQCIIDLGGNDTYNGNDMALGCGYFGVGILIDVAGNDTYRSANFSQGCGLFGFGILHDIAGNDFYIGGQNTQGTGIFGIGILADNAGSDMYHAHSQAQGFGGTRGAGMLVDLAGNDQYVASSPVVDVLRYNDHFTTFAQGAALGNRPHASGGIGILYDATGNDTYVCDIFGQGVGYWFGLGALLDDAGHDKYLAHQYAQGSGVHFATGILVDSAGNDVYSSHGVSQGCGHDVALGLLCDVSGNDSYAVESLSLGGGNANAISIFTDLDGSDLYAARDSTNTLGFSDFRRSMGMIGIFYDANGTDFYSSTQRNNSTSLQSTYGTFIDDSDSSVRQPVTKQSTPSPEEPPLPLATSFDSLFIQASAAPLKYQSNVKPARDSLVALGTGILDSLWQYLGTQMPRERLTIEYVVPKLYSADSTAVIAFLHKAMQSDDRGKIGAGCVLAGLCKSISFVEPLITVTGNTSWGLRSAATLSLSQIGSPSALSAVTKLLSDKHPYVRARAGYAIGTLTKGELPLLLVKCFMDKEQIVRNSAVEGTVRGEKRTIADIIPIWQKCKSHNQRISCARLLGCVDPTPENVASFTKWMKGASAEWKKVMTLTLPSQKPEWLGIESHD; via the coding sequence ATGCGTTTTGTTCTCATCCCGCTGTTCTTTCCAGTCCTTGTCTGTGCGGCACAACCCAGTCTTACTCAGCACATTCACTCTGCCATGGAACGGCTTGGCATGTCAGACTCCGATATTTATCTGCCGTACGACTGGGTAAAAGCCGATCCGCACAGAACAAGGTTCCATGACAGTTTGTTTACTCATCCGCTCGGAAGCATTTCGGTTGCGCGCAGGCTGAGCAGCGAAGCCGTTTCAATGCTTACTCATGCCGATCCGGTCCTGTTTTCTGACCTTATACGGTTAACAGAGGTGGGCTACTCACCACTGCATTTGTTTGGAGCACCACCATCACAACTGCCGGTGGCCATTACTGATCTTCATGGACGGCCCACTGAAATCACCGACAACGGTACGCATATTATCGTGCAGTCTTTGCTAAACCGGATTATTACTGCCAAGGCAGCGGCAGCAGATGCCCGCAAGCGCGTTCGCAATACACCGATGGTTGAACGATGGTCAGATTCACTCTGGCTTGAATCGGGCAGCAACGAAAAAGCATCGCTGTTTGACACGTACCGAGCTGAGCGCGAACAGTTTAAAGAGGTGAGCGATTACTTTAACCTTGCACAGCCGGCATGGTTTGAAAACGTGTACCGCAGTGGTGCAGAACTGTATCTGCAGGCAATAACCCACATCGGCAATATTCAGGCAACTCCGGGCAGCATCGGATCTGATACAGCAGTTCACGTTTACCAGACTCCCGCCGGCCTGGTGGCTATCGGTACCACCGGGTCAGATGTGTACCATGGAACCTATGCGCTGATTTTTGATCCGGGTGGTGATGACATTTATACGATCGGTCCATCCTCGAAAGCAGATGCCCTGAATAATCCGGTACAGTGCATTATTGACCTGGGTGGTAATGACACGTACAATGGTAATGACATGGCCCTGGGTTGCGGCTATTTCGGCGTTGGGATCCTGATCGATGTGGCCGGGAATGACACGTACAGAAGTGCCAATTTCAGCCAGGGATGCGGTTTATTCGGATTTGGAATTTTGCACGATATCGCCGGTAATGACTTTTACATCGGCGGACAAAACACCCAGGGCACCGGCATCTTTGGTATCGGCATACTGGCCGACAATGCAGGATCGGACATGTACCACGCTCATTCACAGGCTCAGGGTTTTGGCGGTACACGCGGAGCAGGTATGTTGGTAGACCTTGCAGGCAACGATCAGTACGTTGCCTCAAGTCCGGTTGTTGATGTTCTGCGATATAATGATCACTTTACAACCTTTGCTCAGGGAGCGGCACTGGGAAACAGGCCACATGCTTCCGGAGGAATTGGTATCCTGTACGATGCCACTGGCAACGATACGTATGTGTGCGACATCTTTGGTCAGGGTGTTGGCTACTGGTTTGGCCTGGGCGCCCTGCTTGATGATGCCGGACATGATAAATATCTGGCACATCAATATGCTCAGGGCAGCGGCGTTCACTTTGCCACAGGTATCCTGGTTGATAGCGCCGGCAACGATGTGTATTCCTCGCATGGCGTTAGTCAGGGATGCGGACACGATGTGGCCCTTGGTTTACTGTGCGATGTTTCCGGCAATGACTCCTATGCCGTAGAAAGCCTGAGTCTGGGCGGCGGGAATGCAAATGCCATATCGATTTTTACTGATCTGGATGGCAGTGATCTGTATGCCGCACGCGACTCAACCAATACGTTAGGCTTTTCCGATTTCCGCCGAAGCATGGGCATGATTGGTATCTTTTACGATGCCAACGGTACTGACTTCTACTCAAGTACGCAGCGGAATAATTCTACGTCACTTCAGTCCACCTATGGTACATTTATTGACGATTCCGATTCTTCCGTACGGCAGCCGGTAACAAAACAAAGTACACCGTCACCCGAAGAGCCACCACTGCCACTGGCTACGTCGTTCGACAGCTTATTTATCCAGGCATCAGCCGCACCGTTAAAGTATCAGTCAAACGTAAAGCCGGCGCGAGACTCACTGGTTGCTCTCGGTACCGGTATTCTTGACAGTCTGTGGCAGTACCTTGGAACGCAAATGCCACGCGAACGCCTGACCATAGAGTACGTTGTCCCCAAGCTCTATTCTGCCGACTCAACCGCCGTTATTGCCTTTTTGCACAAGGCTATGCAGTCGGATGACCGGGGGAAGATTGGTGCGGGCTGCGTTCTGGCAGGCCTCTGCAAGAGCATTTCCTTCGTTGAGCCGCTCATCACCGTTACCGGCAACACATCGTGGGGTTTGCGAAGTGCAGCCACACTTTCCCTGAGCCAGATAGGCAGTCCGTCCGCACTATCGGCAGTTACTAAACTTCTTTCAGATAAGCATCCCTACGTCAGAGCAAGAGCAGGATATGCTATTGGTACGCTCACCAAGGGTGAACTGCCGTTGCTGCTGGTAAAGTGCTTTATGGATAAGGAACAAATTGTTCGTAATTCCGCTGTCGAAGGTACCGTTCGGGGCGAAAAGCGAACAATTGCCGACATTATTCCCATTTGGCAAAAATGTAAGTCGCATAATCAGCGAATAAGCTGCGCACGGCTTCTTGGCTGCGTTGACCCCACTCCGGAGAATGTTGCTTCTTTTACCAAGTGGATGAAAGGGGCTTCGGCAGAGTGGAAAAAAGTAATGACGCTAACGTTGCCGTCGCAAAAGCCGGAATGGCTTGGTATCGAAAGCCATGATTAA